A region from the Mustela erminea isolate mMusErm1 chromosome 2, mMusErm1.Pri, whole genome shotgun sequence genome encodes:
- the LOC116584235 gene encoding disintegrin and metalloproteinase domain-containing protein 20-like, which translates to MAEYGGSRMPVGEVLVHVRITVPILWLRVFLLLYGWSHIGYSYRHGPPEVVIPLRMTGTGGVKKPPGWISYCLHLGGQRHVFHIKVKKLLLSKNFPVFTYTDQGALFEDQPFVRKDCYYHGYVEGDPDSLVSLSTCFGNFQGILQINHIVYEILPKSLSSTFEHLVFKIYDEEKQFPLMRCGLTDEKIVQQMKFQESNNSTLQSGYGGLWTHKRFVEMAVVVDYHGYAYREYNVTAVELEVITTMNHVNTFYQPLNTDVSLVGIEVWTKGNPVEIKNMDVLMNLFCAWKEKGFNIRVPHDAVHVFVKRGYGTFGISYVRSICNYNTNCAVDTFTSDDLVFFAFVVSHELGHSLGMGHDEETCKCADNGCIMYAAQPWSTKFSNCSYAQYWHTSAGSRCIFHPPTPERSFKFTRCGNGVVEEEEECDCGSLNLCTKDPCCQLDCTLSPGATCAFGLCCKDCKFMPSGALCREQANQCDLPEWCNGTSYQCPEDVYVQDGVECPGGGYCYEKRCNIRDELCSKIFGPSARSASQICYSTVNIQGDRFGNCGLKGHRFTKCNTSDTLCGRVQCKDVAKIPTLRDHSTLHWLHLNDNVCWGIDFHHGMPLPDLGEVKDGTECGKDRICVQRKCIPLAYLKTSCSPETCNGNGICNNRHHCHCGDEWNPPDCQARGTGGSVDSGPPPIRNKTGVSQKQQQQKTYQLLFWLMPFLALLCCLLILFFMRRKNKDKKEEQNVPHDPNAQQNEPPVTNQDVNDPPVPENEN; encoded by the coding sequence ATGGCTGAATATGGTGGCTCCAGAATGCCTGTGGGTGAGGTCCTGGTACATGTGAGGATCACTGTCCCCATTCTTTGGCTGAGGGTGTTTCTGCTCCTTTATGGATGGTCCCATATTGGATACTCCTATCGCCATGGTCCCCCAGAAGTGGTGATTCCTTTGAGGATGACAGGCACTGGCGGTGTCAAGAAGCCTCCAGGCTGGATCTCTTACTGTCTGCATCTTGGAGGCCAGAGAcatgttttccatataaaggTCAAGAAGCTTTTGCTGTCCAAAAACTTCCCAGTGTTCACATACACAGACCAGGGTGCTCTTTTTGAAGACCAGCCATTTGTCCGGAAAGATTGCTATTACCATGGTTACGTGGAGGGGGATCCAGATTCACTGGTTTCTCTGAGTACCTGTTTTGGGAACTTTCAAGGAATATTACAGATAAATCACATTGTTTATGAGATTTTGCCCAAAAGCCTTTCTTCCACATTTGAACATCTGGTATTTAAGATATATGATGAGGAGAAACAATTCCCACTCATGAGGTGTGGGTTGACAGATGAAAAAATAGTACAACAAATGAAGTTTCAAGAAAGCAATAATTCCACTTTGCAAAGTGGATATGGAGGTCTGTGGACACACAAGAGATTTGTTGAAATGGCAGTGGTGGTAGACTACCATGGATACGCTTATCGTGAATATAATGTCACAGCTGTGGAACTGGAAGTGATTACCACTATGAACCACGTAAATACCTTCTATCAACCCCTAAATACTGATGTGAGTTTAGTTGGAATAGAGGTCTGGACTAAAGGAAACCCTGTGGAAATAAAGAACATGGATGTACTCATGAATTTATTTTGCGCCTGGAAGGAAAAAGGCTTTAACATCCGTGTGCCCCACGATGCTGTGCATGTTTTTGTAAAAAGAGGATATGGTACATTTGGCATATCTTATGTCAGATCAATTTGTAACTACAATACTAATTGTGCAGTGGATACCTTCACAAGTGatgatttggttttttttgcatTCGTTGTGTCACATGAGCTTGGTCATTCTCTGGGTATGGGGCATGATGAGGAAACATGTAAATGTGCAGACAATGGTTGCATAATGTATGCAGCACAGCCATGGTCAACCAAATTCAGCAACTGCAGTTATGCTCAATATTGGCACACTTCTGCAGGATCCAGATGTATCTTCCACCCACCCACTCCAGAGAGAAGCTTCAAGTTTACACGCTGTGGGAATGGCGtggttgaagaagaagaagagtgtgACTGTGGCTCCTTAAATTTGTGTACAAAAGATCCATGCTGTCAGTTAGACTGTACTCTGAGTCCTGGGGCTACTTGTGCTTTTGGGCTTTGTTGCAAAGACTGCAAATTCATGCCATCGGGTGCTTTATGTAGAGAACAGGCAAATCAATGTGATCTTCCTGAGTGGTGCAATGGGACATCTTATCAATGCCCAGAAGATGTGTATGTGCAAGATGGAGTCGAATGCCCAGGGGGTGGCTACTGCTATGAAAAGAGATGCAATATCCGTGATGAACTGTGTAGCAAAATTTTTGGCCCAAGTGCCAGGAGTGCGAGTCAGATTTGCTACAGTACAGTGAATATTCAAGGAGATCGTTTTGGTAACTGTGGCCTCAAGGGCCATCGATTTACAAAATGTAACACCTCAGATACCCTGTGTGGGAGGGTCCAGTGTAAGGACGTGGCAAAAATCCCCACTCTGAGAGACCATTCTACTCTGCATTGGCTTCACCTCAATGATAATGTATGTTGGGGTATAGACTTCCATCATGGGATGCCCTTGCCTGATCTTGGTGAAGTGAAAGATGGTACAGAGTGTGGTAAAGACCGTATCTGCGTCCAAAGGAAGTGTATCCCTTTGGCATATTTGAAAACCAGCTGTTCGCCCGAGACCTGCAATGGGAATGGGATCTGCAACAATAGACATCACTGCCATTGTGGCGATGAGTGGAACCCCCCTGACTGCCAGGCAAGAGGCACAGGAGGCAGTGTTGACAGTGGTCCACCCCCAATAAGAAATAAGACTGGAGTgtcacagaagcagcagcagcagaagactTACCAGTTATTATTTTGGTTGATGCCCTTTTTGGCTTTATTATgttgtttgttaattttattttttatgagaaggaagaacaaggataagaaagaagagcagaatgTTCCACATGATCCCAATGCACAGCAGAATGAGCCACCTGTAACTAATCAAGATGTGAATGATCCACCTGTACCTGAGAATGAAAACTAA